The following coding sequences are from one Triticum aestivum cultivar Chinese Spring chromosome 5A, IWGSC CS RefSeq v2.1, whole genome shotgun sequence window:
- the LOC123103052 gene encoding uncharacterized protein — protein sequence MDAVAFPPPPAPFLDDDFDFGDFAFAPAAPQPAPPAPQPATFAAFDDDWGDFVASSLEFSPDGLSAPAIPPTGKPAAGAWEKPRGPLPLSLFGADDKEEEEKDEVPVGPPPPTSTVHQRPPSFGSKASSPADLKDLIVGLYGSQPPPTPDAPQPGALEEVDDDGFGDDGWEFKAAPSSDAGQDGAGQADGGGIEGMPKSLGSDQKDWSLFTGVNNELNLQTTDHVRNHESTGQSVKTFSYSPDNSSSILNLYKESKFVDAVHVPQSCSESVVSSSDMFSSNEVNSSFGTDENHSIKSGSDNILVDFYHKLREESMAMIFRYNKDIKEAQKSSAHSDGNKKETAIEREIQEIWEKLRDSSLAEGFRIEEQPSRDESISGLLNSTKEEHIKDFEQHYHLAEKIALAQHDMSLAVELYKHSVSTLHTLGLASKEEQCDYVVAWYSMFLSCAQELQHGAVLWQESCHLKVHDLVISEGANWFVALGEIYRVAHLLHLSLQYFKPWVLADPGMFSKMLACWDSCINAWTSGLETALKTVVDSDHLAAPAGKALLESIVSINELELANFERCLANNELTCRLTLLPTGLLQGGKVVVWNGNHYFVKVANFWANRVSSDPPRLSLVHISSMDGTSNSCLPF from the exons ATGGACGCCGTCGCGTTCCCGCCGCCTCCGGCCCCCTTCCTCGACGACGACTTCGATTTCGGGGACTTCGCTTTCGCCCCCGCTGCGCCCCAGCCTGCACCTCCGGCTCCGCAGCCGGCTACTTTCGCAGCCTTCGACGACGACTGGGGCGACTTTGTGGCGAGCTCCCTCGAATTCAGCCCGGATGGCCTGTCCGCACCCGCCATACCGCCTACGGGCAAGCCAGCCGCCGGCGCCTGGGAGAAGCCCCGGGGCCCGCTCCCCTTATCCCTGTTTGGAGCcgatgacaaggaggaggaggagaaggatgaAGTGCCTGtcgggccgccgccgcccacgtCCACGGTGCACCAGCGGCCACCGTCGTTCGGATCCAAAGCCTCGAGCCCCGCGGATCTCAAGGACCTCATCGTCGGCCTCTACGGATCTCAGCCTCCGCCTACCCCCGACGCACCACAGCCGGGTGCGCTGGAGGAGGTGGACGATGACGGGTTTGGAGATGACGGTTGGGAATTCAAGGCCGCGCCCTCCTCTGATGCCGGCCAGGATGGAGCCGGACAAGCGGACGGAGGTGGAATTGAG GGTATGCCAAAATCATTGGGCAGCGACCAGAAAGATTGGTCACTATTTACTGGTGTCAATAATGAACTGAACCTCCAGACTACAGATCATGTCAGAAATCATGAGTCCACAGGACAAAGTGTGAAGACCTTCAGCTATTCTCCAGATAATAGTTCATCCATACTCAACTTGTACAAAGAATCTAAATTTGTCGATGCTGTTCACGTTCCTCAAAGTTGTTCCGAAAGTGTAGTCAGCTCTTCTGATATGTTCTCTAGCAATGAAGTG AACTCTTCGTTTGGAACAGATGAAAACCATTCCATTAAATCAGGAAGCGACAATATTTTGGTTGATTTCTACCATAAGCTGAGAGAAGAATCCATGGCAATGATATTCCGGTATAATAAGGATATTAAG GAGGCCCAGAAGAGTTCTGCACATTCTGATGGAAACAAAAAAGAGACAGCAATTGAAAGGGAGATCCAG GAAATCTGGGAGAAACTACGAGATTCTTCGCTGGCAGAAGGATTTCGCATTGAGGAACAGCCTTCGAGGGATGAGAGTATTTCTGGATTGCTTAACAGTACCAAAGAGGAACACATAAAGGATTTTGAGCAGCACTATCATTTAGCAGAGAAAATAGCACTG GCACAGCATGACATGAGTTTGGCAGTTGAACTTTACAAGCATAGTGTGTCAACCCTACATACCTTGGGACTAGCATCCAAAGAGGAGCAATGCGATTATGTCGTCGCATGGTACAGTATGTTTCTTTCCTGTGCTCAGGAACTGCAGCATGGAGCAGTGCTTTGGCAAGAATCTTGTCATCTGAAAGTCCATGATCTAGTAATTTCTGAAG GTGCAAATTGGTTTGTTGCTCTTGGGGAGATCTACAGAGTTGCACACCTCTTGCATTTGTCATTGCAGTATTTCAAGCCTTGGGTTCTTGCGGATCCCGGGATGTTTAGTAAAATGTTGGCTTGTTGGGACAGCTGCATTAATGCATGGACTAGTGGTTTAGAAACAGCTCTTAAAACAGTTGTTGACAGCGATCACTTAGCTGCACCCGCTGGTAAAGCTCTTCTGGAGTCCATCGTCAGTATTAATGAACTTGAGCTGGCCAATTTTGAACGTTGTCTTGCCAACAACGAGTTGACATGCCGACTAACACTCCTGCCAACTGGTCTTTTACAAG GAGGGAAAGTGGTTGTGTGGAACGGTAATCACTATTTTGTTAAAGTTGCCAATTTTTGGGCAAATCGGGTATCTTCCGATCCTCCTCGGCTTTCACTCGTTCATATCTCTTCAATGGACGGTACAAGCAATAGCTGCCTGCCTTTTTGA